A genomic segment from Leptolyngbya boryana PCC 6306 encodes:
- the recR gene encoding recombination mediator RecR, translating into MASRIVAVYATIESSAIGGRTTVYTRPLARLIEQLQHLPGVGPKSAQRLALHILKRPEEEVKALAMALMEAKLQVGFCSVCGHLSAEPVCEICRSPQRDAKTICVVAESRDVIALEKTREYRGKYHVLGGLISPIDGIGPEQLNIKQLVRRVSQQKVEEVIIAISPSVEGETTTLYVGSLLKPFTRVTRIAFGLPMGGDLEYADEVTLARALEGRRVLD; encoded by the coding sequence TTGGCCTCCCGGATAGTAGCGGTTTACGCTACGATCGAATCCAGCGCAATCGGAGGAAGGACAACGGTTTACACACGCCCTTTAGCTCGTCTCATCGAGCAACTTCAACACCTCCCAGGTGTCGGCCCTAAATCAGCCCAACGTCTCGCACTACACATCCTTAAACGCCCCGAAGAAGAAGTAAAAGCTTTGGCAATGGCGTTGATGGAAGCAAAGCTGCAAGTTGGGTTCTGTTCTGTTTGCGGTCATTTGTCGGCTGAACCCGTTTGTGAGATTTGTCGATCGCCCCAACGCGATGCGAAAACCATTTGTGTTGTGGCAGAGTCTCGTGATGTGATCGCGCTTGAGAAAACGCGGGAATATCGCGGGAAATATCATGTTTTAGGGGGACTGATTTCCCCGATCGATGGCATTGGCCCTGAGCAACTCAACATTAAGCAACTCGTTCGGCGCGTCAGTCAGCAAAAAGTCGAAGAAGTCATTATCGCCATCAGTCCGAGCGTAGAAGGCGAGACGACAACTCTATATGTTGGAAGCTTGCTAAAACCTTTTACTCGTGTGACGCGGATTGCCTTCGGGCTACCAATGGGTGGAGATTTGGAATATGCAGACGAAGTAACTCTAGCGCGTGCTTTAGAAGGTCGGCGCGTTCTAGATTAA
- the gcvP gene encoding aminomethyl-transferring glycine dehydrogenase, which translates to MSEPTVSVSALSDYARSLDFDSSEPSESTVSTPELTYTDRFVDRHIGVRGEEIRAMLAVLGLNSISDLIEQAVPKSIRIQRPLQIRSGRSEYELLKELKAIASKNQVLRSLIGMGYSNCITPPVIQRNILENPGWYTQYTPYQPEISQGRLEALLNFQTMIMDLTGLEIANASLLDEGTAAAEAMSMSYGIVKNKAKTFWVSEACHPQTIEVIQTRALPLGIEVIVGDHRTFEFDTPIFGALLQYPATDGAIYDYSEFVDRAHQAGALVTVAADLLSLTLLKAPGEFGADIAIGNTQRFGVPLGYGGPHAAYFATKEVYKRQLPGRLVGVSKDRNGQPALRLALQTREQHIRRDKATSNICTAQVLLAVIAGMYAVYHGAEGLRKIADRVHRLTAQLAIALQKLGLKLGTEPYFDTLKVECDADAVLARALQKGINLRKIDSDTVGISIDETTSQADLLDLVGCFAGRSLPAIPDPQIPSAFIRTSKYLTHPTFSAYRSETELLRYMYRLQSRDLSLTSAMIPLGSCTMKLNATAEMIPITWPEFGQIHPFAPTNQTQGYQTLFQQLESWLSEITGFAGISLQPNAGSQGEYAGLLVIRQYHQSRGDTHRTICLIPQSAHGTNPASAVMAGMKVVAIACDHEGNIDIADLKAKAEQHRENLAALMVTYPSTHGVFEEGIREICAIVHENGGQVYMDGANMNAQVGLCRPGDFGADVCHLNLHKTFCIPHGGGGPGVGPIGVASHLVPFLPNHSVVATSGESGIGAVSAAPWGSASILPISWMYIAMMGGQGLTEATEIAILNANYIAKRLEGHYPVLYKGKNGWVAHECILDLREFKKNADIEVDDIAKRLIDYGFHPPTVSWPVAGTVMVEPTESESKAELDRFCDAMIAIREEIRAIENGNVDRTNNLLKNAPHTVADLTSETWDRPYSRQEAIFPTTWTKANKFYPAVGRIDNAFGDRNLVCSCLPMDAYE; encoded by the coding sequence ATGTCTGAACCCACAGTGTCCGTGTCCGCATTGTCCGACTACGCTCGCTCGCTCGATTTCGATTCGTCCGAACCTTCAGAATCCACTGTTTCGACTCCTGAATTGACTTATACCGATCGCTTTGTCGATCGACATATCGGGGTGCGAGGTGAAGAAATTCGAGCAATGCTCGCGGTATTGGGATTAAACTCGATTTCCGATCTAATCGAGCAGGCTGTGCCAAAAAGCATCCGAATTCAGCGTCCGCTACAAATTCGATCGGGTCGGAGTGAATATGAGCTTTTGAAGGAACTCAAAGCGATCGCGTCGAAAAATCAAGTGCTGCGATCGTTGATTGGCATGGGCTACTCGAATTGCATTACGCCTCCTGTCATTCAGCGCAATATTCTCGAAAATCCAGGTTGGTACACGCAATACACGCCGTATCAGCCCGAAATTTCTCAAGGACGGCTCGAAGCGCTGCTGAATTTCCAAACCATGATCATGGATCTAACAGGCTTGGAAATTGCGAATGCGTCACTTCTAGATGAAGGCACAGCAGCAGCAGAAGCGATGTCCATGAGCTATGGCATTGTGAAAAATAAAGCGAAGACGTTCTGGGTGTCAGAAGCATGTCATCCTCAGACGATCGAAGTAATTCAAACTCGCGCATTGCCACTTGGAATCGAAGTAATTGTCGGCGATCATCGAACCTTTGAATTTGACACTCCGATCTTTGGGGCATTGCTGCAATATCCCGCAACCGATGGCGCGATTTATGACTATTCGGAATTTGTCGATCGTGCTCATCAAGCGGGCGCATTAGTGACGGTTGCGGCTGATCTGTTGAGTTTGACCTTACTAAAAGCACCGGGAGAATTTGGAGCTGACATTGCGATCGGCAATACTCAACGCTTTGGGGTTCCGCTCGGTTATGGTGGCCCTCATGCGGCTTACTTTGCGACGAAAGAAGTTTACAAACGTCAATTGCCTGGAAGATTAGTTGGTGTTTCTAAAGATCGCAATGGTCAGCCTGCTTTGAGACTGGCGCTACAAACTCGCGAGCAACATATCCGCCGAGACAAAGCAACGAGCAATATTTGTACAGCCCAAGTGTTACTTGCCGTGATTGCGGGCATGTATGCGGTTTATCACGGTGCAGAAGGCTTGAGAAAAATTGCCGATCGCGTTCATCGTTTAACTGCACAATTAGCGATCGCGCTGCAAAAACTCGGACTCAAGCTTGGAACTGAGCCTTACTTTGACACGCTCAAAGTCGAATGTGATGCGGATGCTGTTCTGGCGCGTGCGTTGCAGAAAGGGATCAACTTACGCAAGATTGATTCCGATACCGTGGGGATCTCGATCGATGAAACCACGTCTCAAGCGGATTTACTCGATTTAGTCGGTTGTTTTGCAGGTCGATCGCTGCCTGCGATTCCTGATCCTCAAATTCCATCTGCGTTTATTCGGACTTCCAAATATCTGACTCATCCAACTTTTTCGGCTTATCGATCGGAGACGGAACTTCTGCGATACATGTATCGCTTGCAGTCGAGAGATCTCTCTCTTACGTCTGCGATGATTCCGCTCGGCTCTTGCACGATGAAGTTAAATGCAACTGCTGAAATGATTCCGATTACTTGGCCAGAGTTCGGACAGATTCATCCTTTTGCACCGACGAATCAAACTCAAGGCTATCAAACGTTGTTCCAACAGCTCGAATCCTGGCTGTCTGAAATTACCGGATTTGCAGGCATTTCATTGCAACCGAATGCAGGCTCTCAAGGTGAGTATGCTGGCTTGCTCGTTATCCGTCAGTATCATCAAAGTCGGGGTGATACTCATCGCACGATCTGTTTGATTCCTCAATCTGCTCATGGCACGAATCCAGCGAGTGCAGTCATGGCAGGGATGAAAGTCGTAGCGATCGCATGTGATCACGAAGGCAACATCGACATTGCAGATCTCAAAGCAAAAGCTGAACAGCATCGAGAGAATCTAGCAGCCTTGATGGTGACTTATCCTTCAACGCATGGTGTGTTTGAAGAAGGAATTCGAGAGATTTGCGCGATCGTGCATGAGAACGGCGGGCAAGTCTACATGGATGGCGCAAACATGAATGCTCAAGTCGGCTTGTGTCGTCCCGGTGATTTTGGTGCAGATGTGTGCCATTTGAACTTGCACAAAACCTTCTGTATTCCGCATGGAGGTGGCGGCCCTGGAGTTGGCCCTATTGGAGTCGCTTCGCATCTTGTTCCGTTCTTGCCGAATCATTCAGTCGTGGCAACGAGTGGAGAATCGGGAATTGGAGCTGTGTCAGCCGCGCCTTGGGGCAGTGCTAGCATTTTGCCGATTTCTTGGATGTACATTGCAATGATGGGCGGTCAAGGCTTGACTGAAGCCACTGAGATTGCCATTCTGAATGCGAACTATATTGCAAAACGCCTGGAAGGACATTATCCAGTGTTATACAAGGGCAAGAATGGCTGGGTTGCGCATGAATGTATTCTCGATCTGCGTGAATTCAAGAAAAATGCAGATATCGAAGTCGATGACATTGCAAAACGCTTGATCGATTATGGCTTCCATCCGCCAACGGTTTCTTGGCCTGTGGCAGGAACGGTCATGGTTGAGCCGACTGAGAGTGAATCGAAAGCGGAACTCGATCGTTTCTGTGATGCCATGATTGCGATTCGAGAAGAGATTCGAGCCATTGAGAATGGCAATGTCGATCGCACGAACAATCTCCTGAAGAATGCTCCTCACACAGTTGCAGATCTCACATCTGAGACTTGGGATCGTCCTTACTCACGTCAGGAGGCAATTTTCCCGACTACTTGGACAAAGGCGAACAAATTCTATCCAGCGGTTGGGCGAATTGATAATGCTTTTGGCGATCGCAATTTGGTCTGTTCTTGTTTGCCGATGGATGCGTATGAATAA
- the pstB gene encoding phosphate ABC transporter ATP-binding protein PstB, with product MQFASQATDLALCVKDLAVYYGTRKAIEGVSIDIPSAQVTAIIGPSGCGKSTFIKTLNRIGELESNMRIEGTIQFFGQDIYSNRVNLNRLRRQIGMVFQKPNPFPMSIYDNVAYGIRVFSRPSRSMLDEMVESALKSAALWNEVKDHLNKSALSLSGGQQQRLCIARALAIKPRVLLMDEPCSALDPITTMKIEELIQELREQFTIVIVTHNMQQAARISDRTAFFSTDESQIGQLIEVDATSKVFSAATDVRTRNYVEGRFG from the coding sequence ATGCAATTTGCTTCTCAAGCAACCGATTTAGCTCTCTGTGTCAAAGATTTAGCCGTTTACTATGGCACTCGCAAAGCAATAGAAGGTGTGTCGATCGACATCCCTTCTGCACAGGTAACAGCGATTATTGGGCCTTCAGGATGCGGCAAATCTACCTTTATCAAAACGCTGAATCGAATCGGCGAGCTTGAAAGCAATATGCGGATCGAAGGAACCATTCAGTTCTTTGGGCAAGATATCTATAGTAATCGGGTGAATCTCAATCGCTTGCGGCGGCAAATTGGCATGGTCTTTCAGAAGCCGAACCCTTTTCCAATGAGCATTTACGATAATGTTGCCTATGGAATTCGCGTGTTTAGTCGTCCTTCCCGCTCAATGTTGGATGAAATGGTAGAATCTGCCCTCAAAAGTGCAGCGCTGTGGAATGAAGTCAAAGATCATTTGAACAAGTCAGCCTTAAGCTTGTCAGGTGGGCAACAACAAAGGCTTTGTATTGCAAGAGCACTAGCGATTAAACCCAGAGTCTTGCTCATGGATGAACCGTGTTCGGCACTCGACCCGATTACAACAATGAAGATTGAAGAATTGATCCAGGAATTGCGGGAACAATTCACGATCGTGATTGTGACGCACAACATGCAGCAAGCCGCACGGATCAGCGATAGAACCGCATTCTTCAGTACCGATGAAAGCCAAATCGGACAATTAATCGAAGTTGATGCAACTAGTAAAGTATTCAGTGCAGCAACCGATGTCCGCACCCGCAATTACGTCGAGGGTCGCTTTGGTTAG
- the gcvH gene encoding glycine cleavage system protein GcvH, translating into MAFEYPDTLKYTDSHEYVQLDGDTATIGITAFAIDQLGDIVFLELPEPGTEVQKGENFGTVESVKAVEDLKSPVSGTVLEANTEMMDSPEKLVDAPYTDGWLIKVQISDSTEIDDAMSADEYRAQVEGA; encoded by the coding sequence ATGGCATTTGAATATCCTGACACACTGAAATACACAGACTCTCACGAATATGTCCAGCTCGATGGCGACACTGCCACGATCGGGATCACCGCATTCGCGATCGATCAGCTTGGCGATATTGTGTTTTTGGAATTGCCAGAACCTGGAACTGAGGTTCAAAAAGGCGAGAATTTTGGCACCGTGGAATCCGTGAAAGCGGTGGAAGATTTGAAATCTCCGGTAAGCGGAACCGTGCTAGAGGCAAATACAGAAATGATGGATTCGCCAGAGAAGTTGGTAGACGCTCCCTATACAGACGGATGGCTGATCAAGGTGCAAATCAGCGATTCGACTGAGATTGACGATGCGATGTCAGCCGATGAATACCGTGCTCAGGTTGAGGGTGCTTGA
- a CDS encoding histidine triad nucleotide-binding protein produces MSDSNDTIFGKIIRKEIPADIVYEDDLALAFRDVNPQAPVHILVIPKQPIAKLADAESQDHALMGHLLLTVKRVAEQQGLSNGYRVVINTGEEGGQTVYHMHLHLLGGRSMSWPPG; encoded by the coding sequence ATGAGCGACTCGAACGACACAATCTTCGGCAAGATTATTCGTAAAGAAATTCCTGCTGATATTGTCTACGAAGACGATCTTGCCCTTGCCTTTCGCGATGTGAACCCACAAGCCCCCGTTCATATCCTGGTCATTCCCAAACAACCGATCGCGAAACTCGCCGATGCCGAATCCCAAGATCATGCGCTGATGGGACATCTCCTCCTCACCGTTAAACGGGTCGCCGAACAACAAGGACTCAGCAACGGTTATCGAGTTGTCATCAATACAGGTGAAGAGGGCGGACAAACCGTGTATCATATGCACCTGCATCTTCTGGGCGGTCGATCGATGAGTTGGCCTCCCGGATAG
- the gcvT gene encoding glycine cleavage system aminomethyltransferase GcvT, giving the protein MSQPLEALRRTPLYELAIELNARMTGFSGWEMPVQFGGITQEHQAVRSQAGMFDISHMGKFTLSGRDVLTQIQKLVPSDLSRLQPGQAQYTVLLNPQGGIIDDLIFYFQGDDRWVVIVNAATTQKDRDWMLAHLSGIEFQDLSETQALIAVQGKKAVEYLSEIVDQDLSGVKAFGHLEAHVLGQPAFLARTGYTGEDGFEVMLAPEAAIALWRSLLNSGVTPCGLGARDTLRLEAAMALYGQDINETTTPLEAGLGWLVHLDTKGDFIGRSVLEEQRQNGVKKRLVGLQMQGRNIARHDYPIFFEGKEVGIVTSGTLAPTVGQAIALGYVPTELSKPGQAVEIGIRGKNYPAIVVKRPFYRASK; this is encoded by the coding sequence GTGAGTCAGCCTTTGGAAGCTTTGCGTCGAACTCCGTTGTATGAATTAGCGATCGAACTCAATGCCCGGATGACGGGTTTTTCGGGATGGGAAATGCCCGTCCAATTTGGCGGAATTACTCAAGAACATCAGGCTGTGCGATCGCAAGCAGGCATGTTTGATATTTCGCATATGGGTAAATTCACGCTGAGCGGTCGGGATGTTTTGACACAAATCCAAAAACTTGTGCCATCTGATCTGAGTCGCCTTCAGCCGGGACAAGCTCAATATACAGTCTTGCTAAATCCGCAAGGCGGGATCATTGATGATTTGATTTTCTATTTTCAAGGCGACGATCGCTGGGTCGTGATTGTGAATGCCGCAACGACTCAGAAAGATCGCGATTGGATGCTGGCTCATCTGAGTGGGATCGAGTTTCAAGATCTCTCAGAGACTCAAGCTTTAATCGCAGTGCAAGGGAAGAAGGCAGTCGAATATTTAAGCGAGATCGTCGATCAAGATTTGTCAGGGGTGAAAGCCTTTGGACATTTAGAAGCGCATGTTTTAGGACAGCCTGCCTTCTTAGCGCGTACCGGATATACCGGAGAAGATGGATTTGAAGTGATGCTCGCACCAGAAGCTGCGATCGCACTTTGGCGATCGTTGTTAAATTCCGGCGTGACTCCTTGCGGGTTGGGAGCGCGGGACACATTGCGATTAGAAGCGGCAATGGCGTTATACGGACAAGATATTAACGAGACAACGACGCCCTTAGAAGCGGGGCTTGGTTGGCTTGTGCATCTCGATACCAAGGGTGATTTTATCGGGCGATCCGTTCTCGAAGAGCAAAGACAAAACGGCGTGAAAAAGCGCTTAGTCGGATTACAAATGCAAGGACGGAATATTGCGCGACATGACTATCCGATTTTCTTTGAAGGGAAAGAGGTTGGAATTGTCACCAGTGGGACGTTAGCACCGACGGTCGGACAAGCGATCGCGCTTGGCTATGTTCCGACTGAATTGTCGAAACCTGGGCAAGCAGTCGAAATTGGCATCCGGGGAAAGAACTATCCCGCGATCGTCGTGAAGCGTCCGTTCTACCGCGCAAGCAAATAG